The Sphingomonas sanguinis nucleotide sequence TCGAGGTGGAGGAGCGGCATGAACCAGCGATAGATTTCCATCGCCTTGGCATGATCGCCGCGATCGAACGCCGCTACCAGCTCAACCGACTCCTTCGGGAAGGCGTTGGTCAGGCCCGAAACCCAGCCCTGCGCGCCGAGATACAGACCCTCGAGCGCCACGTCGTCGAGACCGGCGAACAGGGTGTAGCGATCGCCGAACGCATTGCGGAAATCGGTGAAGCGACGCGTGTCGGGGGCCGACTCCTTGACCGCAACGATGTTCTTCACGTCGACCAGCGCCTCGAGAACCGTCTGGTCGATAACCGTGCGGTACGCGGGCGGGTTGTTGTAGAGCATGATCGGCAGGCCGGTCTGGTCGGCCACGCCCTTGAAGTGGTTCACCAACTCATGCGCCTTGGGCACATAAACCATCGGCGGCAGCAGCATCAGGCCGTCGGCCCCGGCCTTTTCGGCGGCCTGCGCGTAACGCACGGCGCGGCGCGTGTCATATTCCGAAACGCCGGTGATGACCGGCACGCGGCCCGCCACCGCCTCGACGATGGCGGTCAGCACCGTCACCTTCTCGTCATAGTCGAGCGAGTTGTTCTCGCCGACCGTGCCGAGCGCGATCACGCCGGTAACGCCATCATTGACCAGATCGTCGACGACACGCTGCGTATCGGCGAGGTCGATCGAAAGATCTTCCCGGACCTGGGTCGTCACTGCGGGGAATACGCCGCGCCAGCCGATGCTCACAATCTGTCTTCCTGCTA carries:
- a CDS encoding dihydrodipicolinate synthase family protein, encoding MSIGWRGVFPAVTTQVREDLSIDLADTQRVVDDLVNDGVTGVIALGTVGENNSLDYDEKVTVLTAIVEAVAGRVPVITGVSEYDTRRAVRYAQAAEKAGADGLMLLPPMVYVPKAHELVNHFKGVADQTGLPIMLYNNPPAYRTVIDQTVLEALVDVKNIVAVKESAPDTRRFTDFRNAFGDRYTLFAGLDDVALEGLYLGAQGWVSGLTNAFPKESVELVAAFDRGDHAKAMEIYRWFMPLLHLDAEHDLVQSIKLAEQVMGRGSERVLPPRYVLEGERRAEVIAMVEKAAATRPTLGQAKAA